AAGCCTACACCTAAATCGTTAGGTCCTCCTAAATAGGCAGTCCCAATTAAAACGGGAACCCGGCTACCATCTTTACGAATGTATTCCTTCTCAAACGGCGCATGGCGACCAACTTGTTTCATCTGTGCCATTGCTTGTTGGTCTAAATGCCGAAACTCCGGTGGAGTAATCTCAAGGAAGTTTACTTCTCCCAATAAAACTTCTTCTCGCGTGTAACCTAAAGTGGCAAGCCAAGCGTCGTTGACTTCTAAAATATTGCCTTGAAAATTACCGATGATGATGCCAATAAGATTTGCATCAAATAAACTTCGTAGCCGCGATTCGCTTTCGCGTAAGGCTTGCTCTACAAGTTTGCGCTCGCTCACGTCTTGGAAGATAACAACGGCTGCAACAATCTGCCCTTGGTTATCTAAAATTGGTGCTGAGTTGACGTTAATGAAAAGGCGGTTACCATCATCTCGATGAATTTCTATCTCTTCGTTGGTAACAACCTCACCTGTTTTTAGTGATCGCACCAATGGATACTCGTGAGGGGCATAAAGCTGACCATCTAAGCGAAAGATTTCACATGGAAGAATTGGTGTATATTCCTCAAGCTCAAGCAACTGTTCGTAGCCATACCCAACCAGTTGCTTGGTTTGTTCGTTCGCCAGAACTAATTTACCGGATGCCGCATCGGCAATCATTACACCAGCCGGCATCTGTCGTAAAACGGCTTCAAATCGGGCACGTTCAATTTCAAGCTCGTGCAATAACCGTTCTCGTTCTGCCTCCGCTTGCTTGCGTTCTGTAATATCCCGAAAATAAACTGCGACACCTTCCGCAGACGGGTAGGCATTTGCCTCTAGCCAACACTGGACAGGTTCCGCAAATTCTTCCCAGGAAACAGGAACCTGTTGTGCCACTGCCCGATGTAGTTCGCGATAGGCAATTCCATTGACCAACTCAGGAAAAACCTCATTCCAAACGTGCTTTCCCAGTAGTTCTTCTGGCGTTTTGTGCAGGATTTTAGCTGCCGCCTGATTCACGTAGGTGTAGCGCCAGTCGTGATCGAAGGCGACAAAAGCATCCGTAATGCTTTCAAGAATTGTTTCCACCTTACCTTCAGTTTCTTGGGCAACCAGCAACTGTTCGCCTTCCAGAGTGCGGGCAAAGCGTTCAATGACTTCAGAGCGAGAAATTCCTCGCCTGTGAGCCTCTTTATCGAGCGCTCGCCATGCTGTATTAGTCAGAGATACGCTCACTCGTTGTTTCGTCTCCGAGTTCCAATTGCTAACAAACTTGCCTATGGCGTCGCGCTTCATGAAGAGCCATCCGTATGCATACACGGTCTTCTCTATTCAAGCTGAGTTACTCCCTGAGGAGAATCCGCCTGAAGATTGATGCTGAAGTTAGTTTTTAATTCAATCAAGATTTGGCGATTGTCAATGCCCTACATAAGTCTTTTCACAAGCTTGATTTATCCCCTTTCCCTGTTTCTAAAGCAATTGTGCCCATAGACAAACCGCTCCCCACCTTAACTTGTTACGGATGTGGATGGTGTCTGCGAGAATCGGACTAATATTCCTTTAGCACCAAACTCATGCAAACTGCTCAACTTGTCAGCAACAGTCTCGACGAAATGTGGCGACTGTACTAAATCTCCAAAAAGTTCAGCTCGCAACTCGACATCACCCAAGTTTTTTATGAAGTCGATGACTTCTGCCAGCAGTTCGATCACCACCGGCAGCATGAGAATTTGTCATGAGGGAATAGGAGTTTGATAGCGGGAGAGCGATCAGCAACGCTTGTGCCAAAGGCGATCGCTCTCCCAAAGGTTAAGAAAGATGCGACTAATGGATAGCTTGGTAAGAGGGGCTTGGAGGATCTGAATCAGGCCCTATTGAGGACATTTCAGCCTTAAATTGACACCGATGGATAATACCCTTGCCTTGACCGTAAGTGAGGTGCAACTGAATTTTCTGGTAGGCAGTCTTGTGTGGGGAATTGTTGAGATCGTCAAATTAGACCGCACCATACAGATATTAATCACTTATAATATCTAGGCGAAAGCTAGCAGCAAGCTTAATAGTTGCATTAATACTCAAAAAACTTAGTTATATATCATCTTTGAAAAATTGGACAAATATCATGTACCCAAGATATCAAAGTGCTTCTGCTCTCACAAACTCGTTTTTGGGTGCCTTGCCTGATGCAGAATATCAAAGGCTCTCGCCTCACTTAAAAAAAGTGTCTCTGCGTCAGGGTCAAGTTCTGCATGAAGCCGGCTCACCTCCCCAGAGCGTTTACTTTCTCACTGAGGGCATCGCGTCTTTAACACTGGGCAGTGTGGAAGGTAAAGAAATAGAGTTGAGCATCGTCGGAGACGAAGGTATCCTGGGCGAAAGAGCAATTTTTGCAAGCAATGGCTTGCAGTTGATTCGATGCGTGATGATTACCAAAGGTTGGGGTTATAAGATGCCCCCAGACCTATTCAAAAAAGAGTTCAACCGAGGTGGTGTGCTGCAACAGTTGGTGTTGAGCCGGTTAGAATCGCGGATTATTGAAACTTCCCAAACCGCTCTTTGCAATCAAATGCACGCATTAGATCAGCGATTGTGCCGCTGGCTGCTGACATTTGCCGACCGTTTGCACAACGAAGAAATGGCTATTACTCAAGAACTTGCCAGTCAGATGTTAGGCGTTCGCCGTGCTGGAGTCACGGTGGCGGCTGCACTACTGCGCGACGCTGGACTGATCGAGTGCTCACGCGGTCGGATCACCATTGTTGACCGCGTCGGATTAGAAAATCAAGTCTGCGAGTGTTACGAAGTCATCAAAAAGGCAACTGGGCCATCGGGGTTTGAAGGACGCAAAGATGCGGAGAGTGGCAGACGTCCAGACAGTGTTCAGAGAAAAAATCAGACGCCGACTGCATCTACGATGCAGTCGGCGTCTTGAACTTTTGGAAGTGCCGGTATTCAGCAATGCCCAATAATTGATTAAGCTAGTTATTTAATCTTATGATTAGCTTATCCTTTGCCAAGCCAATCCTAAGTGGATAATGCCATTAGCATTCCTTTAGCACCAAACTCATGCAAACTGCTCAACCTCAAGGGATGAAAACTATATCCTTGATTCAGTCTAGTGTTTAGCCCTGAAGTCATCCCTTGAGGCTGAATATTTATGCTTAAAGAGTTGTGGAATTCAAACTACATTAGCCGGCTTTTTTGTCAAAAATTTTTAGATGTGTTCTACCTGGCTGCTTAAGCAATATCAAAACTTTGTAGGTTGGGTATTAATCTAACCCACAAAGTTTTGGGCTTGTTGAGAATAGGGTGACGATATCAGTTTTTACAAATTTTGGTTCACTCAATCGCTCGAACAGAACCATGAATGCTTTGAATAATTGGAATCGCTGAGTTATTTTTTTGATAGTAACTTTTCAGAGAAAGTGTTTCGTTCGCGTTGTAACGAATTAAAGTAATAATTGTGTTGGTGTTTGCGCCGGCAAACCAAAGTCTTAAGGCTTCCCGCCCCCCTACTTTCGTTTTCCCTCTGCGAGTTAGCCGAGTTCCGGGTTCAACAGATTCGAGCATTTGATTGACAACTGTTTCAAACGCATCAGGTTCAATGGCAACATCAGTCTTAATTAAATTGGCAGGAACCCTGCCACCGCCAAGCGTTGGTTTTAGATTGGTGATAATGAGCAATTCTCTAGGCGTTGCGCCGGCAGGTTGCGGACTTCTTTCTAAAAACCAGCTTGATGGGTATCGAATTGAAAATTCATTGGGAATTTGATAAGGTTGCCAGTTTTTTACTTCAGCACTATTTTGAGCAAAACTTGTGCTAATTCCCTGTTGAGCCGGCAGCGGGAAAGCGTTTAAAATAACTAAATTTGTGACGACGATTGCCAGCAAAAGTTTGAGTTTCATCCTTAGAGTCATAATTGAGTCCAGGTAAAGGACAATTCGGCTACAGTACAAACCACCAAACCTTAAATTGGATGGGGGTTTTGATGGCGGTGTAGTGGTAACACCGGCAGAGGAATGCGTTACCTTACAGTGCCGGCATACACAGCTTCAGGACGAATTTAAAAATCCTCAGTTCCAGTCTTAGAACTCAAAACCTTCACGGATGATACAATTACTTTTTTGCGGCAGTATTTTAAATTAAGTTAAATTCCTTAAGTGCCGGCAAGAAGTTATTATTTTCATGTCCTGAACGGCTGAGTTTGATTAAGGCAAATCGCCGCAACGGAGTCAGGGAAGCCCATTGCGCCGGCAGTAAATTCACGCCACATTCTTCTGCCTTTTCCTGAACACTTGCCGGCACTGTTTTTTCATCCATCCAAGCCGGATTTTCCTCAACCGGCAAATCAGATGCTGGTGTGCCGGTGCTTTTCACAACCAAATCGTGCAGCCAATCTCGGTAAGTTTGAATGTCTGCCGGTGTTGTGCAAGGACGATCTACTAGCGCTTGACGTTCTTCCTGGTTAAACTTGTGCCAGTGAGGAAGTTTCAACTTGACTCCACAGGTATCTAACTTGAGACGTACCTGCATGGGGATGCAGCGCAGGGACTCTACAAAATCTTCTTCAAATTGAAAAAACTCAGTCATTGAATTGCGAATAACGAATTCCCGATTTTCATTATTTATTATCCTTCATTCTTTCATTTTTTTGACTGCGAAAAACCCGGCTAGGAAGCAGCCGGGTGTTATTCTGGATCAGCTCACCGACATAATATTAAAGCAAGATTCAATTTGCCTTTTTGACGATTCATTTTATAAAGAGGCAACTGGAGAGAGCACACCCGGTTGCACTTCAACCTCAACACCGGCAGTCTGTGCGCCAACCGGCACTAACTGCACCGCACAAGCTTTTAATTCCGGTTGTTTCGACTGCGGGCAAAAGACTGGATGGGTAAGGGCGTTTGCTTCAGCATCCTCTGCCCATAAAAAACCCCAGTGTATCGGTACAAATAAAGTGCCGGCAGTAATTGCTTTTGTGATTTTTGCCGGGAAACGAGCTTTTCCGCGACGTGATCGCACCTCAACCCAATCATTCTCCTGAATGCCAAGTTTTTGAGCATCACGGGGATGAATTTCAAGAAACGGGTTGGGGTGCATTGCTGCCGTCTTTTCAATTCGCCCTGTGCGCGTCAGGGTGTGCCAGTGGCCGTAAAGCCGGCCATTTGTCAAGACAAAAGGATAGTCGGGATCGGGGGGTTCCGCCAATCCTTTGGAATGATAAGCCCCAAATCGCGCCCGTCCATCAGGGGTGTGGAAGCGTAAATCGGTGTAAAGCCGCTTAGATGAAGCCGCCGGGGAACGATGCAATGAGGTGAAACCCAAATTCTCCCTCTCTTCTTTCGGGCATGGCCATTGCATTGGGCCTTCTGTTTTCAACCGGCTGTGACTGATGCCGGTTTGATCGCAGGGACGATTGCGTGTTAACTGCACGTATTCTGCATAAACTTCTGCGGCATTTTTGAAGGCAAACTGCTGAGAAAAGCCCAACCGGCGGCCAACTTCTGCAAACACTTCCCAGTCTGCTTTCGCTTCTCCCGGTGGGGTGCGAAATGCCGGACATAGGGTAACGACGCGTTCAGAATTGGTCATCGTGCCGCTTTTTTCGCTCCACTGGGCTGCCGGCAGCAAAACGTGGGCATAAGCAGCGGTTTCCGTGGGGTAGTAAGCCTCAGAATAGACGGTGAACGGTGACCGGCTCATCGCTGCTTTCGTGCGCTCTAAATCGGGCATACTCACCAAGGGGTTGGTTGCCACAACCCAGAGAAATTCCACTTCCCTATCTTCTAAGCCGGTGATGATATCCCACGCAGAACGGCCCGGTTTCGGCGCAATTTGCCCCGGTGGTAGATTCCAAAACTGCTCAACTTCCTGCCGGTGTTGGGGATTGGTGACAAAACGGTATCCCGGAAGCAGGAGAGAAAGCCCGCCGGCTTCCCGTCCGCCCATTGCATTTGGCTGGCCGGTGAGGGAAAATGGCCCTGCCCCAGGTTTGCCAATTTGAGCGGTCATCAGGTGCAAATTAATAATCGTGCGGGCTTTAGCCGTTCCCTCACTCGACTGATTTACCCCCATCGACCATAAAGACAAAACGCGCCCAGATTCGCCCCAGTAACGGGCTGCCGTTTCCAGATCATCCATGCGGATGCCACATTTTCTGGCAACCAGTTCCGGGGGATAGTGGCGAATGACTTCTGCATAGTCGGGAAAACCGCTGGTGCATTCGTCAATAAATGTGGTGTCGATGTAACCCCAACGCATTAATAAATGGGCGATGCCATTCATTAAATCGATATCAGTACCAGGGTGAATGGCTAAATGTAAATCTGCGGCTTCTGCTGTCGTAGTGCGGCGAGGATCGACGACAATTAATTTGACATTCTTATTTTTTTTGTGATGTTTTCGTAGCCGGTTGAAGATAATGGGATGACATTCTGCGGTATTGGTGCCAATTAAAAACGCACAATCGGTTAGTTCCAAATCGTCGTAGCAGCAGGGCGGGCCATCGTAGCCAAAACTTTGGATGTAAGCCGCTACCGCACTCGACATACACAGGCGGGAGTTGGCATCAAAGTTATTGGTGCCAATACAGCCTTTTAAGAGTTTTTGCGCGGTGTAATAATCCTCCGTTTGCAGTTGCCCAGAACCATAAAAACAGATGGCATCTGCGCCTCGCTTGCTGCGAATCTTTTGGATGCGATTGACAATCCGATCAAAGGCTTCATCCCAACTTACACGTTGGAAGGGTTGATCAAGGGAGTCTCGCACCATTGGGTGAAGCAGCCGGTCTTTTCCTAAAGATTCGGCAATGGTTGCACCTTTAACACAAACCATGCCTTGACTGGAAGGATGGTTGCGATCTCCTTGTACTTTCCAAAGCGGATTTCCTTGAGCATCCCGATTTGTGGGTTTGTTCGCTTGCGCCGGCGGCGAAACTTCTAAACCGCAACCAACACCGCAGTAGGGGCAGAGAGTTTTAATTGATTCACTCATCACTGTTTTCCCCTTCTATTTCTGCCATTGCAATCGGCGGTTTGTAATATTCTGATTGCCTGGGTTGTGCGCCAAAGTTTTCTATCAGCAAATTTCGCAACACCGGCATCAAATCTTCACAAGGAATTCCTTGCATGATCCGTTCACCTAAATGGGCGTCTTTCCCAACTTTTCCGCCCATCCAAATGTCTGTCGCTTCCACAACTTTACCGTTTTTGCGTCCTTTTGTCCCCATTAAACCAATGTCCGCAACTTGCGGTTGTCCGCAGGAATTCGGGCAACCTGTCCAGTGAATTCGCACGGGTTTGGGCAGGGTTAATTCTGCTTCCAATGCTTTGATCATGGCTAAAGCGCGATTTTTAGTTTCTATCAGGGCAAAGCCGCAAAATTGACTGCCGGTGCAAGAAACTAACCAGCGCGAAACGTTATCTGGATTGATGGTAAAACGCTCTTGCAGGACAGGTTCTTTTAAGAACGCTTCCATACGCGAATCGGGAATATTCGGAATCAGTAAATTTTGCTCAACGGTTAGGCGAATTTCCCCACTGCCATAGACATCAGCAATCCGGGCAATTTCAAACATTTCCTCGGCATATAAGCGCCCGATGGGAACGTGCAACCCTACATAATTTAGTCCGGGTTGTTTTTGTTTTAAAACGCCAATATGATCGCGTTTATCCCAATTTACTTCATCTTTTTTCGCTGCCGGTTCTAGGGAATGACCGAGTTGTTTTTCGACTTCTTCGCGAAACTTTTCAACTCCCCATTCATCAATGAGATACATCAGCCGCGATTTTTGCCGATTTGCCCTTAATCCGTGGTTACGAAATACGAGTAAAACGGCTTCACAAACGTCAACCACATCTTCAGGAGGAACCCAAGCATTGAGGGGAATTGCTTCAATATACCGCTTCGGAGAAAACATCCCGCCCACAATAATATTAAAGCCAATTTGATGCTCTCCCTCTTCTTTATAAGCGGGAATAAAGGCAAGATCATTGGTTTCCGCATGAACAGAATTATCCCGACAGCCGGCAATTGCAATATTAAATTTCCGGGGTAAATTTGTAAATTGCGGATTGCCTTTTCCCATGCCGGTGATCATATCTTGAACCGCACGGCACAAGCCTCGCGTATCAATTAATTCATCGGCTTCAAGTCCAGCAAGAGGGGAACCTGTTACATTCCGTACATTATCCATGCCGGTTTGAATACTTGTCATTCCGTACTGGTGAAACCGGCGAAAAATATCGGGAACATCTTCAATCCGAATTCCCCGAAGTTGCATATTTTGTCGCGTGGTGATGTCAGCGTTGCCTTCATCGCCGTAGCGTTGCACCACTTCAGCGTACACTCTCATGTGACTGCTGGGTAATATACCATTGGCGGTTCGCATCCGCATCATGAATTTACCCGGTGTGACGGTGCGATAAAACAAACCTAACCATTTTAATCGGGCGTCCCGATCAATTTCATCAATTGCTTCCCACCCAATCTTTGCAAAATAGTCTAGCTCGTCTTTGAGTGCTAAACCATCTTTTTCAGCTTTAAATCTTTCAAATTTGTTAACATTTTTAGCCGGCGCGGTTGCGCTTGTCATGTTTTCAAATTTATTGATAACTGCTGGAGAATTCTCGACTTCTGGCATGGATTTACCCTCCTTCCTTAGTTGCATGGGCAATCATCTTGGTATTGACTGCGCCTGATACCAATTTGAAAAATGATTGCTACATGATGTCGGTTGGGTTTTTCTACCCAACGTCTTAAATTCTTGTAAATGTTGGGTGTCGCTATCGCTTTACCCAACCGAATTGGCTTGTCGCTTGAGTTTTTAACCCAACATCTTAAATGCGTGTAGGTGTTGGGTGTTGCTATCGCTCTCCCCAACCTACGGCTATGCTTTTTTGTTAGATTACTCAGGTAGATAAACGAACTTCGTATTGTCTGTTACAAACAAGGCGTTTAAACCGGCAAATCTATCTGAAGAAGTATTCAGTTGATTTTTTATATAAAATAATTTTTGTAAGTGTTGGGTGTCGCTATCGCTCGACCCAACCTACTTTCACACAGAAAGAGATGCAGATCGACTGGGTAAAACAGATTGGTGTGCCGGCTCAGAGCAAACAGGCTCAGCAGAAATCGGCACTAACTGCACCGCACAGGCTTTTAATTCCGGTTGCAGAGAGTCGGGACAAGATTCGGGATGGGTAAGGGCGTTTGCCTCTGCATTATCTGCCCACAAGAAACCCCAGTGCATCGGCACAAATAAGGTGCCGGGGGCAATGGCTTTGGTAATTTTTGCTGGGAAACGAGCAAAGCCACGGCGGGATCGCACTTCCACACAAACGTTTTCCTGAATGCCGAGTTTTTGGGCATCACGGGGATGAATTTCGATAAACGGGTTGGGGTGCATTGCTCCCGTCTTTTCAATCCGCCCCGTGCGCGTCAGGGTGTGCCAATGTCCATAAAGCCGGCCGGTTGTTAAGACAAACGGATAGTCGGGATCGGGGGGTTCCGCCAGTCCTTTGGAATGAAAAGCCCCAAATCGCGCCCGTCTATCCGGCGTATTAAACCGGAAATCGGTGTAAAGACGTTTCGCTGAAGCTTTCTGGGAACGCGGCAAAGTGGACAAACCACCATTCTCCCCCGCTTCTTCCGGGCAGGGCCACTGAATTGGGCCTTCTGCCTGTAGCCGGCTGTAATTTAAGCCAGACATATCACAAGGACGACTTTTTGTTACCTTAACGAACTCAGCATGAACTTCAGCGGAATTTGCAAAACTAAACTGTTTCGTGAAGCCTAACCGGCGGCCTACTTCTGCAAAAATTTCCCAGTCAGGCCGAGCCGAACCGGGGGGTTCACGAAATGCGGGACACAAGGTAACGACTCGCTCAGAGTTGGTCATGGTGCCGGTTTTCTCGCTCCACTGGGCTGCCGGCAACAAGACGTGAGCGTATTCGGCGGTTTCAGTGGGATAGTAAGCGTCCTGATAAACCGTGAAGGGAGAGCGAAGCAGCGCCGCCTTGGTGCGCTCCAAATCTGGCATACTCACGGCTGGATTAGTGGCGGCAACCCACAAGAAGCCGACCTCACCCGTTTCCAAGCCGGTGATCATTTCCCAAGCAGTAAGACCTCGTTCCGCCGCAATTTGGCCGGCAGGCAGTCCCCACAATTGTTCAAGCTCAGCTCGGTGTTGAGGATTTTTTACTAAACGATAACCCGGTAAGATGTGGCAAAGTCCGCCGGCTTCCCGTCCGCCCATTGCATTTGGCTGGCCGGTGAGGGAAAATGGCCCAGCTCCCGGTTTGCCAATTTGAGCGGTCATCAGATGCAAATTGATGATGGTTCGCACCTTGGCGGTTCCTTCCGAGGACTGGTTGACCCCCATCGACCATAAAGACAAAACGCGCTGGGACTCGCCCCAGTAACGCGCTGCTGTTTCTAGCTCATCCATGCGGATGCCACAGCGTCTGGCGACCATTTCCGGGGGATATTGGGCGATTACCTCTGCATAATCTGGGAAGTTCGCCGTGCATTCGTCAATAAAGGCGCTATCGATATAACCCCAGCGCATTAATAAATGGGCCATGCCATTCATTAAATCGATATCGGTTCCCGGTTGAATGGCGAGGTGTAAATCTGCGGCTTCTGCGGTCGTGGTGCGGCGGGGATCGACCACAATCATTTTCACGTTGGGGTTCTTTTTGTGGTGTTTCCGCAGCCGGTTAAAGATAATTGGGTGACACTCTGCAGTGTTGGTGCCAATTAAAAAGGCACAGTCTGTCTCGTCTAAATCTTCGTAGCAGCAAGGTGGGCCATCGGAGCCAAAGCTTTGAATATAGCCAGAAACCGCACTGGACATACACAGGCGGGAGTTGGCATCAAAATTATTGGTGCCCAAACAGCCTTTCAGCAGTTTTTGGGCGATGTAGTAGTCCTCGGTTTGAAACTGGCCGGAACCGTACATACAGATGGATTCTGGCCCTTGAGTGAAGCGAAGGGTTTGGATGCGATTGGCGATAGCGTTGAGGGCTTCATCCCAACTGACGCGCTGAAAGGGTTGATCAAGGGAGTCGCGCATCATGGGATACTTCAGCCGGTCTTTTCCTAAAGATTCGGCAATTGTCGCACCCTTAACACAGACCATTCCCTGACTGGACGGGTGAGATCGATCCCCCTGGACTTTCCATGTGGGATTGCCTTTACTGTCTCGATGCGTCGGCTTACCGGCCACTGCTGGCGGCGAAACTTCTAAGCCACAGCCAACACCACAATAAGGACAGAGGGTTTTAGTTGATTCAGTCATAATTCTTTCGACTGAGTTAATAAACAATCGATGCTTGGTGCGAAGTGAAACAAAAGGTTTGGGGTAAAGAAAAATAGTGTTCAGGTTTCAGGAAGAGGTTTCTCCTGACACCTGGCACTTGTTTGCAATTTATAGTTTATCTTTCACGCTTGACCTGTCTCACTTCTGTATCAGGGATCGCATTTGCCGGCACGAATCTGTGTATCTTTCGATTTATTGTTCAGCAAATGCGATTGCTTTTCCATTGACTATTCGTTGCGGTTGTCTATGACAAAGGACATTGGATCGGCTGCCTCTACCGACTGTTGGGAGGCTTGTCCTTCCTCATAGTGTGCCGCAAACGAGCCTTTCGGTTCTTTCAGGAAGAAGCCGCACAGGCTGGCGCAGATCAGGGCAGACACACCCATTGTCGTGAACAAAGTCGGGGCGTCCGTCAAGCTGAAAATCGTCAGATAAACCACACCGCCGA
Above is a genomic segment from Microcoleus sp. FACHB-68 containing:
- a CDS encoding Crp/Fnr family transcriptional regulator — its product is MYPRYQSASALTNSFLGALPDAEYQRLSPHLKKVSLRQGQVLHEAGSPPQSVYFLTEGIASLTLGSVEGKEIELSIVGDEGILGERAIFASNGLQLIRCVMITKGWGYKMPPDLFKKEFNRGGVLQQLVLSRLESRIIETSQTALCNQMHALDQRLCRWLLTFADRLHNEEMAITQELASQMLGVRRAGVTVAAALLRDAGLIECSRGRITIVDRVGLENQVCECYEVIKKATGPSGFEGRKDAESGRRPDSVQRKNQTPTASTMQSAS
- a CDS encoding PsbP-related protein, which produces MKLKLLLAIVVTNLVILNAFPLPAQQGISTSFAQNSAEVKNWQPYQIPNEFSIRYPSSWFLERSPQPAGATPRELLIITNLKPTLGGGRVPANLIKTDVAIEPDAFETVVNQMLESVEPGTRLTRRGKTKVGGREALRLWFAGANTNTIITLIRYNANETLSLKSYYQKNNSAIPIIQSIHGSVRAIE
- a CDS encoding nitrate reductase associated protein; its protein translation is MTEFFQFEEDFVESLRCIPMQVRLKLDTCGVKLKLPHWHKFNQEERQALVDRPCTTPADIQTYRDWLHDLVVKSTGTPASDLPVEENPAWMDEKTVPASVQEKAEECGVNLLPAQWASLTPLRRFALIKLSRSGHENNNFLPALKEFNLI
- a CDS encoding nitrate reductase, translated to MSESIKTLCPYCGVGCGLEVSPPAQANKPTNRDAQGNPLWKVQGDRNHPSSQGMVCVKGATIAESLGKDRLLHPMVRDSLDQPFQRVSWDEAFDRIVNRIQKIRSKRGADAICFYGSGQLQTEDYYTAQKLLKGCIGTNNFDANSRLCMSSAVAAYIQSFGYDGPPCCYDDLELTDCAFLIGTNTAECHPIIFNRLRKHHKKNKNVKLIVVDPRRTTTAEAADLHLAIHPGTDIDLMNGIAHLLMRWGYIDTTFIDECTSGFPDYAEVIRHYPPELVARKCGIRMDDLETAARYWGESGRVLSLWSMGVNQSSEGTAKARTIINLHLMTAQIGKPGAGPFSLTGQPNAMGGREAGGLSLLLPGYRFVTNPQHRQEVEQFWNLPPGQIAPKPGRSAWDIITGLEDREVEFLWVVATNPLVSMPDLERTKAAMSRSPFTVYSEAYYPTETAAYAHVLLPAAQWSEKSGTMTNSERVVTLCPAFRTPPGEAKADWEVFAEVGRRLGFSQQFAFKNAAEVYAEYVQLTRNRPCDQTGISHSRLKTEGPMQWPCPKEERENLGFTSLHRSPAASSKRLYTDLRFHTPDGRARFGAYHSKGLAEPPDPDYPFVLTNGRLYGHWHTLTRTGRIEKTAAMHPNPFLEIHPRDAQKLGIQENDWVEVRSRRGKARFPAKITKAITAGTLFVPIHWGFLWAEDAEANALTHPVFCPQSKQPELKACAVQLVPVGAQTAGVEVEVQPGVLSPVASL
- a CDS encoding ferredoxin--nitrite reductase, coding for MTSATAPAKNVNKFERFKAEKDGLALKDELDYFAKIGWEAIDEIDRDARLKWLGLFYRTVTPGKFMMRMRTANGILPSSHMRVYAEVVQRYGDEGNADITTRQNMQLRGIRIEDVPDIFRRFHQYGMTSIQTGMDNVRNVTGSPLAGLEADELIDTRGLCRAVQDMITGMGKGNPQFTNLPRKFNIAIAGCRDNSVHAETNDLAFIPAYKEEGEHQIGFNIIVGGMFSPKRYIEAIPLNAWVPPEDVVDVCEAVLLVFRNHGLRANRQKSRLMYLIDEWGVEKFREEVEKQLGHSLEPAAKKDEVNWDKRDHIGVLKQKQPGLNYVGLHVPIGRLYAEEMFEIARIADVYGSGEIRLTVEQNLLIPNIPDSRMEAFLKEPVLQERFTINPDNVSRWLVSCTGSQFCGFALIETKNRALAMIKALEAELTLPKPVRIHWTGCPNSCGQPQVADIGLMGTKGRKNGKVVEATDIWMGGKVGKDAHLGERIMQGIPCEDLMPVLRNLLIENFGAQPRQSEYYKPPIAMAEIEGENSDE
- a CDS encoding nitrate reductase, with protein sequence MTESTKTLCPYCGVGCGLEVSPPAVAGKPTHRDSKGNPTWKVQGDRSHPSSQGMVCVKGATIAESLGKDRLKYPMMRDSLDQPFQRVSWDEALNAIANRIQTLRFTQGPESICMYGSGQFQTEDYYIAQKLLKGCLGTNNFDANSRLCMSSAVSGYIQSFGSDGPPCCYEDLDETDCAFLIGTNTAECHPIIFNRLRKHHKKNPNVKMIVVDPRRTTTAEAADLHLAIQPGTDIDLMNGMAHLLMRWGYIDSAFIDECTANFPDYAEVIAQYPPEMVARRCGIRMDELETAARYWGESQRVLSLWSMGVNQSSEGTAKVRTIINLHLMTAQIGKPGAGPFSLTGQPNAMGGREAGGLCHILPGYRLVKNPQHRAELEQLWGLPAGQIAAERGLTAWEMITGLETGEVGFLWVAATNPAVSMPDLERTKAALLRSPFTVYQDAYYPTETAEYAHVLLPAAQWSEKTGTMTNSERVVTLCPAFREPPGSARPDWEIFAEVGRRLGFTKQFSFANSAEVHAEFVKVTKSRPCDMSGLNYSRLQAEGPIQWPCPEEAGENGGLSTLPRSQKASAKRLYTDFRFNTPDRRARFGAFHSKGLAEPPDPDYPFVLTTGRLYGHWHTLTRTGRIEKTGAMHPNPFIEIHPRDAQKLGIQENVCVEVRSRRGFARFPAKITKAIAPGTLFVPMHWGFLWADNAEANALTHPESCPDSLQPELKACAVQLVPISAEPVCSEPAHQSVLPSRSASLSV